TATACTTGTCAATTTTGCGGTTTTCAAGCAAAGCTGTTTCAAGAGGTCGTGAATCTTGATCATGATTTTACCAATAATCGTTTATCCAATCTGGTTACCGCTTGTTGCTTTTGTGCGCAATGTTTTTTTATTGAATCTGTAGGGGTAGGTGGATATGGGGGGGGACTCTTATTTATCTCCCTGAACTTAGCCAGCCTGAACTGAATAGTTTATGTCATGTGTTATTTTGTGCTATCACCAATGATACCGGTTATAAGAGTAGTGCGCAAAATATCTATCGGAGTTTTAAATTTCGCTCGCAAATTGTTGAAGAAAAGTTTGGTGAAGGTACGAGTGACCCAGCAATTTTTGGTCAGCTCATTATTGACTCAGGAGTAACACCGGAAGTGGCAGACAATTTATTTAAAAATATTCGATTACTACCATCGCGAGCCAAATTCCGCAAGCAAATTGAGCGATGGGCAGCGAGTGCTCTGGAAGAAATTACAGAAAGTAAATAATTTCAATTTTATAAAGATTTTTAATTCTCAATGAGAATATAAGTTTAATAGGAAATGACATGGGGAAATGGGCAGAATCATTTTTTGAGGGTGTTGATACCTTTTTTTCCTGGTTAAGTACCTCATTAAAACAAACAACAGAGTCTTATTGTGATTTGGAGACAGCTGATAGCCCTACTGTTTTAGTCAATCACGATGGTAGCCTGCTGTCAATTTTAAAAATTGAAGGGATTACAGCGCTTGCCGGAGCTGAAGAATTTGAACGTTTGGTAGAAGGTTTAAGCAATGCATTTCAGGCTGCTATGGGTCGTCCAGGTCATGCCCTGCAAGTTTATTTTAGTCATGATAAACAAAACATACGAAAAGTTATTCAAGATATTTATGAACCGGCTGAGGCTACTGCCAAGCGATTAGAATTAAACCTGGATGATTTATTTACTGAACGGGTAAATTTTTTAGCCCAGTACTGTGCTGAAGAGCGTGTCTATTTTGCTTTATATACTCGCCCCTATAATCTGGCACAAGAACAGCTGAAAGCCGCGAACAAAGCAAAGTTGAAGATGCTTAAGGACATGAAAGCACCTCCATTTAAAAATACCCAGACAGTTTACGCCGCCATACCAGAGTTGCGGGATACTCATGAAGCTTATGTTCGCGCAATTATCAATGACTTGGATTCGTTGAATATCTTTGCTCGACTAATGGAAGTGCATGATGCAGTTCACGCTATCCGTATGACCGCTGATCCTGATTTTACCGCTGATGACTGGAAGGCAACTTTACCTGGTGATACCATCATGCCCCGGGAGATTAATGGGTTCAATGGTGATCCTTCTGATTTATTATGGCCTTCTTTGGCAAAGCAAGTTATTCCTCGTGATGCTGAGAATCTTGATTTTAGAACAGTTAAAGTTGGGAATAAATTATACTCTTCTGTTTTTATCGATCTTTTTCCCAAAGACATTCGTCCCTTTATTAATTTGTTTGCACGTATTTTGCCTGCGCATATTCCCTGGCGAATTGCGTTTCTAATAGAAAGTGAAGGTTTAAATACACTTAAACTTAAGGGGTTACTTGCGGCAATTTTGAGTTTTTCTTCCGCCCAAAATCGTTTAATTAGCGACTCTGTCAATTTATTAAAATACCTTCAACTGAACACAGATGACACAATTGTTCGTTTGCGTGTAGTGGCCACCACTTGGGCGCCGGAAGATCAACTACCGCTGTTAAGACGACGTAGCTCTGAATTAGTTAAAGCAATTCAGGGATGGGGGTCAACCGATGTCTCAGAAATTTGCGGTGATCCTTTTGCAGGTTTTGTATCCAGTATGTTGGCAACCACCTTAAACAGTGCGGCAGTTCCTTCGGTTGCACCGCTATCTCATGTAATCACAATGTTGCCTATTACCAGACCTGCTTCTCCATGGGAAACGGGGGCATTGTTGTTTCGTACGCCTGATGGCAAACCTTGGCCATTTCAGCCTGGTTCTACTCAACAAACCACTTGGATTGATTTAGTTTATGCTCGACCAGGTTCGGGTAAATCGGTATTGTCGAATGCATTAAATTTGGCACTTTGTTTGTCTGGAGGATTAACTCGCTTACCTCGTATTGCTATTATTGATATTGGTCCATCAAGTAGTGGATTAATTTCATTATTGAAAGAGGCGCTTCCTGCTTCTAAACGTCACCTTGTTGCTTATCATCGCCTGCGAATGACTCCTGAGTATTCCATTAATCCTTTTGATACTCAGTTGGGCTGTCGTTATCCCACGGCCTTGGAGCGTTCTTTTTTAGTTAATTTTTTAACCTTGTTAACAACACCACTGGGCGCTACGAGACCTTACGATGGTATGGCCGACTTGGCTGGTATGATTGTTGATGAACTCTACAAGAGCCTTGCCGATGAATTCAATCCCACCCCCTATGCACAAGGTGTCGAAGAGTTTATTGACAGTATTCTTGAAGAAATTGGCTTTGTAAAAGATTCAAAATCGACCTGGTGGGAGGTCACCGATGCGCTTTATTCGGCGGGTTTTGTACATGAAGCAATGCTAGCACAGCGTTACGCAATGCCTTTGTTGGCCGATGCTGCTTCCATTTGTCGCACGCCCTCTATTGAGGATTTATATGAAAAAGTCACAGCACCTACAGGAGAGTCTCTTATCAATGCTTTTTCCCGCATGATTTCTGGTGCAGTACGTGAATACCCTATTTTGTCCCGGGTCACCAGTTTTGACATTGGTGATGCCCGTGTTGTGTCTCTTGATCTTGATGAAGTGGCCAAAAGCGGGGGTGATGCAGCGGATAGACAAACTGCTGTAATGTATATGCTTGCCCGCTATGTGTTGGCACGACATTACTATTTAACGGAAGAAAGTTTGAATAATATTCCCGAACAATATCAGGAGTATCACAAGCAGAGAGTTTTAGAGATTCGAGAAGATCCAAA
This region of Legionella clemsonensis genomic DNA includes:
- a CDS encoding type IV secretion protein IcmB; amino-acid sequence: MGKWAESFFEGVDTFFSWLSTSLKQTTESYCDLETADSPTVLVNHDGSLLSILKIEGITALAGAEEFERLVEGLSNAFQAAMGRPGHALQVYFSHDKQNIRKVIQDIYEPAEATAKRLELNLDDLFTERVNFLAQYCAEERVYFALYTRPYNLAQEQLKAANKAKLKMLKDMKAPPFKNTQTVYAAIPELRDTHEAYVRAIINDLDSLNIFARLMEVHDAVHAIRMTADPDFTADDWKATLPGDTIMPREINGFNGDPSDLLWPSLAKQVIPRDAENLDFRTVKVGNKLYSSVFIDLFPKDIRPFINLFARILPAHIPWRIAFLIESEGLNTLKLKGLLAAILSFSSAQNRLISDSVNLLKYLQLNTDDTIVRLRVVATTWAPEDQLPLLRRRSSELVKAIQGWGSTDVSEICGDPFAGFVSSMLATTLNSAAVPSVAPLSHVITMLPITRPASPWETGALLFRTPDGKPWPFQPGSTQQTTWIDLVYARPGSGKSVLSNALNLALCLSGGLTRLPRIAIIDIGPSSSGLISLLKEALPASKRHLVAYHRLRMTPEYSINPFDTQLGCRYPTALERSFLVNFLTLLTTPLGATRPYDGMADLAGMIVDELYKSLADEFNPTPYAQGVEEFIDSILEEIGFVKDSKSTWWEVTDALYSAGFVHEAMLAQRYAMPLLADAASICRTPSIEDLYEKVTAPTGESLINAFSRMISGAVREYPILSRVTSFDIGDARVVSLDLDEVAKSGGDAADRQTAVMYMLARYVLARHYYLTEESLNNIPEQYQEYHKQRVLEIREDPKRIVYDEFHRTSKSAAVRDQVIIDMREGRKWKVQIALLSQSVEDFDPIMIDFSTAIYVMDAGPSQAIEKTSQIFGLSNTAKTALRTRVHGPRQGGATFLVQYATKSGVNVQLLTLTLGPVELWAFSTTAEDASVRNQLYRHLGPAEARRLLAALFPNGSVAREIEVRLASMREETGLIEEDAKASVIEQLVRDILDAYAKDPNVKMLPKTH